One region of Micromonospora ureilytica genomic DNA includes:
- a CDS encoding NAD(P)/FAD-dependent oxidoreductase, translating into MNPKRILVVGAGHVGLYAALRLSKKLSSREAEVMVVDPQPHMTYQPFLPEAAAGNISPRHSVVPLRRELRKCKMVAGTVTRIEHARKVATVQPISGPAREITYDHVIVAPGSVSRTLPIPGLHEQGIGFKTIGEAIYLRNHVLDRLDVAAATPDPDVRRSALTFTFVGGGYAGIEALAEMEDMARDALRYYPELKQDEVRWVLVEATQRVLPEVDRDMGAYTVQQLMKRNMDIRLDTRLESCVDGLVKLSDGDSFRSDTIVWTAGVKPSPMLDSTDFPRDDRRRITCLPTLQVVDGDRVVEGAWSAGDCAAVPDLTKEPGNFCSPSAQHAVRQAARMADNITAVIRGREPVNYKHKHVGSVASLGLHKGVAQVYGIKMTGWPAWVMHRTYHMSRIPSFNRKVRVVVDWSLAFFLKREVVALGQLHDPREEFAEASQPVGAPRV; encoded by the coding sequence GTGAATCCGAAGCGGATCCTTGTGGTGGGTGCCGGGCACGTCGGTCTGTACGCGGCGCTGCGCCTGTCGAAGAAGCTCAGCTCCCGTGAGGCTGAGGTCATGGTGGTGGATCCCCAGCCGCACATGACCTACCAGCCGTTCCTGCCCGAGGCGGCGGCGGGCAACATCTCCCCGCGGCACTCCGTGGTGCCTCTGCGGCGGGAGTTGCGCAAGTGCAAGATGGTGGCCGGCACGGTCACGCGCATCGAGCACGCCCGCAAGGTGGCCACCGTGCAGCCGATCAGTGGCCCGGCCCGGGAGATCACCTACGACCACGTGATCGTGGCCCCGGGTTCGGTCTCCCGCACCCTGCCGATCCCCGGCCTGCATGAGCAGGGCATCGGTTTCAAGACCATCGGTGAGGCGATCTACCTGCGCAACCATGTGCTGGATCGGCTCGACGTGGCGGCCGCCACGCCGGATCCGGACGTCCGCCGTTCGGCGCTGACCTTCACCTTCGTCGGCGGTGGGTACGCCGGCATCGAGGCGCTCGCCGAGATGGAGGACATGGCTCGCGACGCCCTGCGTTACTACCCGGAGCTCAAGCAGGACGAGGTCCGCTGGGTGCTGGTCGAGGCCACCCAGCGGGTGCTGCCCGAGGTCGACCGGGACATGGGTGCCTACACCGTGCAGCAGCTGATGAAGCGGAACATGGACATCCGGCTGGACACCCGGCTCGAGTCCTGCGTCGACGGGCTGGTCAAGCTCTCCGACGGTGACAGCTTCCGCTCCGACACGATCGTCTGGACGGCCGGTGTGAAGCCGTCGCCGATGCTGGACTCGACCGACTTCCCACGCGACGACCGTCGGCGGATCACCTGCCTGCCCACGCTCCAGGTGGTCGACGGCGACCGGGTGGTCGAGGGTGCCTGGAGCGCCGGCGACTGCGCCGCCGTGCCGGACCTGACCAAGGAGCCGGGCAACTTCTGCTCGCCGAGCGCTCAGCACGCGGTGCGCCAGGCAGCCCGGATGGCCGACAACATCACGGCCGTGATCCGTGGCCGGGAGCCGGTGAACTACAAGCACAAGCACGTCGGCAGCGTCGCGAGTCTCGGCCTGCACAAGGGCGTGGCCCAGGTGTACGGGATCAAGATGACCGGTTGGCCGGCCTGGGTGATGCACCGGACGTACCACATGAGCCGGATCCCGTCGTTCAACCGCAAGGTCCGCGTGGTGGTGGACTGGTCGTTGGCGTTCTTCCTCAAGCGTGAGGTGGTCGCCCTGGGTCAGCTGCACGACCCGCGCGAGGAGTTCGCCGAGGCATCCCAGCCGGTAGGCGCGCCCCGCGTCTGA
- a CDS encoding DUF58 domain-containing protein: MTGPTVPRATEAEPAAGWAPTPALGRAVLLAGLLLVAGVLLGRVDLIVLAAPFALGTAYALRRRPTALPQVWISQGDDGPLVEGGDVTAAVSVGNPDTVDYDLVVMRSRVSPWLRIDRAGFASDEAVDDGEPSAVPATGATAQGNGGRRSVADRPFVTSVPIGAAVDLQLAGRALRWGRHPIGPAGARVATAGGLLVSRAVITEPVRLRVYPRTEPFEAVEAMPRAAGLVGAHHSRRPGEGGELAGVRVFAPGDRLRRIDWRVSLRARQLHVAATLSDRDAEVVVLLDVLAEAGRSGGVGGAASVLDTTVRATAAIAEHYLHRGDRVSLLEYGPAARRLRPAAGRRQYLTVLEWLLDVRVHASAHEPYDQVFGPQLLSSDALVVVLTPLLDERSAQMLARLARGGRFVVAVDTLPTDLASPKDRGWAEVAYGLWRLDREVMIGQLREHGVPVVRWAGAGSLDQVLRDVARLATAPRVGGR; encoded by the coding sequence ATGACCGGACCGACAGTGCCGAGGGCCACCGAAGCGGAACCGGCTGCCGGCTGGGCGCCCACCCCGGCGCTCGGCCGCGCGGTGCTGCTCGCCGGCCTGCTGCTGGTGGCCGGCGTGCTGCTGGGTCGGGTGGACCTGATCGTGCTCGCCGCCCCGTTCGCGCTGGGCACCGCGTACGCGCTGCGCCGACGGCCCACGGCGCTGCCGCAGGTGTGGATCAGCCAGGGTGACGACGGGCCGCTGGTCGAGGGTGGTGACGTGACGGCGGCGGTGAGCGTCGGCAACCCGGACACTGTCGACTACGACCTGGTGGTGATGCGTTCCCGAGTGTCGCCGTGGTTACGGATCGACCGGGCCGGCTTCGCCAGTGACGAGGCCGTCGACGACGGGGAGCCGAGCGCCGTCCCGGCGACAGGTGCGACGGCGCAGGGCAACGGCGGGCGCCGTTCCGTCGCGGACCGGCCGTTCGTGACCTCGGTGCCGATCGGTGCCGCGGTGGACCTGCAGTTGGCCGGCAGGGCCCTGCGCTGGGGCCGGCATCCGATCGGCCCCGCCGGTGCCCGGGTCGCCACGGCGGGCGGTCTGCTGGTCTCCCGAGCGGTGATCACCGAGCCGGTCCGGCTGCGGGTGTACCCGCGTACCGAGCCGTTCGAGGCGGTCGAGGCGATGCCCCGCGCCGCCGGCCTGGTCGGGGCGCACCACTCCCGCCGACCCGGAGAGGGCGGCGAGTTGGCCGGCGTACGCGTCTTCGCCCCCGGGGACCGGCTGCGCCGGATCGACTGGCGGGTCTCGTTGCGGGCCCGGCAGCTGCACGTGGCCGCCACCCTGTCCGACCGCGACGCCGAGGTGGTGGTGTTGCTCGACGTGCTCGCCGAGGCGGGCCGCTCCGGTGGGGTGGGCGGCGCCGCCTCGGTGCTGGACACCACAGTCCGGGCCACCGCCGCGATCGCCGAGCACTACCTGCACCGTGGCGACCGGGTTTCCCTGCTGGAGTACGGGCCGGCCGCCCGCCGGCTCCGGCCGGCCGCTGGGCGGCGGCAGTACCTGACCGTCCTGGAGTGGCTGCTCGACGTCCGGGTCCACGCGTCCGCGCACGAGCCGTACGACCAGGTTTTCGGCCCGCAGTTGCTCTCCTCGGACGCGTTGGTGGTGGTGCTCACCCCGCTGCTGGACGAACGGTCGGCGCAGATGCTCGCCCGGTTGGCCCGCGGCGGGCGGTTCGTGGTGGCTGTCGACACGTTGCCGACCGACCTGGCGTCGCCGAAGGACCGGGGTTGGGCCGAGGTGGCGTACGGACTGTGGCGCCTGGATCGGGAGGTCATGATCGGGCAGCTCCGGGAGCACGGCGTACCGGTGGTGCGCTGGGCCGGCGCCGGCAGCCTGGACCAGGTGCTGCGGGACGTGGCGCGGTTGGCGACGGCCCCACGGGTGGGTGGCCGGTGA
- a CDS encoding AAA family ATPase — MNDVDRSIAPAEVGHLARAVLDAVGTVVVGKRDALELVLAGILAGGHVLLEDLPGLGKTLTARSFAQALGLDFRRLQFTPDLLPADVTGSFLYDQRNGDFTFRAGPVFTNLLLADEINRTPPKTQSALLEAMQEKQVSVEGVTYKLDEPFHVLATANPIEYEGTYPLPEAQLDRFLLRVSFGYPQHEEEWEVLRRRMSRRREEADIKPVVDAATLRAMQAALEDVVVEDSIGRYIVSLTAATREHPSVLVGASPRGSLALLLLARVRAVFGGRDYVVPEDVKSVAAPALAHRITLRPEMWLRRVDPAFVVSEVLEATPAPASGALPSYAAGGPRH; from the coding sequence ATGAACGACGTGGACCGGAGCATTGCCCCCGCCGAGGTCGGGCACCTGGCTCGGGCGGTCCTGGACGCGGTCGGCACCGTCGTGGTCGGCAAACGGGACGCGTTGGAGCTGGTCCTCGCCGGCATCCTCGCGGGCGGGCACGTGCTCCTGGAGGACCTGCCGGGGCTCGGTAAGACGCTCACCGCCCGCTCGTTCGCCCAGGCCCTCGGGTTGGATTTCCGTCGGTTGCAGTTCACCCCCGACCTGCTCCCCGCCGACGTCACCGGCTCGTTCCTGTACGACCAGCGCAACGGCGACTTCACCTTCCGAGCCGGCCCGGTCTTCACCAACCTGCTCCTCGCCGACGAGATCAACCGGACGCCGCCGAAGACCCAGTCCGCGTTGCTGGAGGCGATGCAGGAGAAGCAGGTCTCGGTGGAGGGTGTGACCTACAAGCTGGACGAGCCGTTCCACGTGCTGGCCACCGCCAACCCCATCGAGTACGAGGGCACCTACCCGCTGCCCGAGGCGCAGCTGGACCGGTTCCTCCTGCGGGTCTCGTTCGGTTACCCGCAGCACGAAGAGGAGTGGGAGGTGCTGCGCCGTCGGATGAGCCGTCGCCGGGAGGAGGCGGACATCAAGCCGGTGGTCGACGCGGCGACGCTGCGGGCCATGCAGGCCGCCCTGGAGGACGTGGTGGTGGAGGACTCCATCGGCCGCTACATCGTGTCGCTCACCGCGGCCACCCGGGAGCACCCGTCGGTGCTGGTCGGCGCCTCGCCGCGCGGTTCGCTGGCGCTGCTGCTGCTGGCCCGCGTACGCGCGGTGTTCGGCGGACGGGACTACGTGGTGCCGGAGGACGTCAAGTCGGTGGCGGCGCCCGCCCTGGCGCACCGGATCACCCTGCGCCCGGAGATGTGGTTGCGCCGGGTCGATCCGGCGTTCGTGGTGAGCGAGGTGCTGGAGGCGACTCCCGCCCCGGCCAGTGGCGCGCTGCCCAGCTACGCCGCCGGCGGGCCCCGGCACTGA
- a CDS encoding DUF4129 domain-containing protein: MTDGTRPPTPVPSAEPGVLPPVLGLLRRWWPVGAVAVLLAGAALASAHSSIGASRIPPAADNVPWVPEYPTVEPSPSIPIEPRDAAEATQAHIPQWVGTAAVVLLGLAILAALGYLSWILIRGALRRTTRALPAQRARRTAEGTAREVVAALDAGLVELDDRDTDPRVAVIACWVRLEETAAAAGVPRLAGDTPTDLVSRLLQGDPAAGVPAIASTDVLAEFAHVYREARYATHPVGERTRDQARTALGRLRGELTAVVTS, from the coding sequence ATGACAGACGGAACACGCCCGCCCACGCCGGTACCATCCGCCGAGCCGGGTGTGCTGCCTCCGGTGCTCGGCCTGCTCCGCCGCTGGTGGCCGGTCGGCGCGGTCGCCGTCCTGCTCGCCGGTGCCGCGCTGGCGTCCGCTCACTCGTCGATCGGGGCCAGCCGGATCCCGCCGGCCGCGGACAACGTTCCCTGGGTTCCCGAGTACCCGACCGTCGAGCCGTCACCGTCCATCCCGATCGAGCCACGCGACGCCGCTGAGGCCACCCAGGCACACATCCCGCAGTGGGTCGGCACGGCGGCGGTGGTCCTCCTCGGGCTGGCCATCCTCGCCGCACTCGGCTACCTCAGTTGGATCCTGATCCGAGGTGCGCTGCGCCGCACCACCCGGGCACTACCGGCGCAGCGGGCCCGTCGTACCGCCGAGGGCACCGCCCGCGAAGTGGTCGCCGCCCTCGACGCCGGCCTCGTGGAGCTCGACGACCGGGACACCGACCCCCGGGTGGCGGTAATCGCCTGCTGGGTGCGCCTGGAGGAGACCGCCGCCGCGGCCGGTGTGCCGAGGCTCGCCGGCGACACCCCCACCGACCTGGTCAGCCGGCTGTTGCAGGGCGACCCGGCGGCGGGTGTGCCGGCCATCGCCAGCACCGACGTACTGGCCGAGTTCGCGCACGTCTACCGGGAGGCCCGGTATGCCACCCACCCGGTTGGCGAACGCACCCGCGACCAGGCCCGCACCGCGCTCGGCCGGCTGCGCGGAGAGCTCACCGCGGTGGTGACCTCATGA
- a CDS encoding uracil-DNA glycosylase yields MAETRTPEQVVARAARATDLADLDAAVSDCFACPRLVQWREEVARTRRAAFRDQEYWGRPVPGFGTGDARIAILGLAPAAHGGNRTGRIFTGDRSGDVLFAALHRAGLANQPTSVADDDGLTVRDLRIFSAVRCAPPDNKPTPVERDTCAPWLHREVTLIRPTLRVVVALGAFAWAAWWPVLRAVYGQRPPSPRPAFGHGAHWSGTDAPDLLGCYHVSQQNTFTGRLTPVMLDDVFGQAKQLAGVD; encoded by the coding sequence TTGGCTGAGACCCGTACCCCCGAACAGGTGGTCGCCCGCGCAGCGCGGGCGACCGACCTGGCCGACCTCGACGCGGCGGTGAGCGACTGTTTCGCCTGCCCACGGCTGGTCCAGTGGCGGGAGGAGGTCGCCCGCACCCGCCGGGCCGCCTTCCGCGACCAGGAGTACTGGGGACGACCGGTGCCGGGCTTCGGCACCGGTGACGCGCGGATCGCAATCCTCGGGCTGGCGCCCGCCGCGCACGGCGGCAACCGCACCGGCCGGATCTTCACCGGCGACCGGTCGGGTGACGTGCTGTTCGCCGCGCTGCACCGGGCCGGGCTGGCCAACCAGCCCACCAGCGTCGCCGACGACGACGGGCTCACAGTGCGGGACCTACGGATCTTCTCGGCCGTCCGGTGTGCGCCTCCGGACAACAAGCCGACCCCTGTGGAACGGGACACCTGCGCACCCTGGCTGCACCGTGAGGTCACGCTGATCCGGCCCACGCTGCGGGTCGTGGTCGCGCTTGGCGCGTTCGCCTGGGCCGCGTGGTGGCCGGTGCTCCGAGCGGTGTACGGGCAGCGCCCGCCCAGCCCGCGACCGGCGTTCGGTCATGGGGCACACTGGTCCGGCACGGACGCTCCGGACTTGCTGGGCTGCTACCACGTCAGTCAGCAGAACACCTTCACCGGGCGGTTGACACCAGTGATGTTGGACGACGTCTTCGGCCAGGCTAAACAGCTGGCCGGAGTGGACTGA
- a CDS encoding dienelactone hydrolase family protein → MGEMVSYRGNGGTSEGYLAIPASGTASPAVIVIQEWWGLVPHIRSVADRFAEAGFVALAPDFYHGETTSEPDEAQRLLLAMRMDEAAKDIAGAADYLAGRPEVTGKVGAVGFCAGGSLALWSATISERIVATAGFYPVLPWESMRPDWADYAGKAAVIHCSEEDGTSADEGVQTARRAIEEAGGDCHLYDYPGTSHAFFNDDRPEAFDQRAAASAWARTLELFRAKLG, encoded by the coding sequence ATGGGCGAAATGGTGAGCTACCGCGGCAACGGGGGCACGAGCGAGGGGTATCTCGCGATACCCGCCAGCGGCACGGCCAGCCCCGCCGTCATCGTCATTCAGGAATGGTGGGGTCTGGTCCCGCACATCCGCTCGGTGGCGGACCGGTTCGCCGAGGCCGGTTTCGTGGCCCTCGCCCCGGACTTTTACCACGGTGAGACAACCAGCGAGCCGGACGAGGCGCAGCGGCTCCTGCTGGCGATGCGGATGGACGAGGCGGCGAAGGACATCGCCGGAGCGGCCGACTATCTCGCCGGGCGGCCCGAGGTCACCGGTAAGGTCGGTGCCGTGGGCTTCTGCGCAGGTGGCAGCCTCGCCCTCTGGTCGGCCACCATCTCCGAGCGGATCGTCGCCACCGCCGGTTTCTATCCGGTGCTGCCCTGGGAGTCGATGCGCCCCGACTGGGCCGACTACGCCGGCAAGGCAGCGGTCATCCACTGCTCCGAAGAGGACGGCACGTCGGCCGACGAGGGCGTACAAACCGCTCGCCGGGCCATCGAGGAGGCCGGCGGCGACTGCCACCTCTACGACTACCCGGGCACCTCGCACGCCTTCTTCAACGACGACCGGCCGGAGGCATTCGACCAGCGTGCCGCCGCCAGCGCCTGGGCCCGCACCCTGGAACTCTTCCGGGCCAAGCTTGGCTGA
- a CDS encoding LppU/SCO3897 family protein — translation MPEQVAPPPAPDAETPEPVVETPQAAVPQQAKPESASETPQAAAPESASETPQQAAPQAAAPQQAESQPAVETPQPAEPKAEKSGSKKALGIIGAILAIVVVAGLKFGVASAIGNFFNKDETADAKTGDCIAELPEVTGTEQEEVDGAKVVECTSTDAAYNVVGRVDGQSEAQAKADTTCTQFFTEGQEGYIFSSIEPGKTGYVLCLTKKV, via the coding sequence GTGCCAGAGCAGGTCGCACCGCCCCCCGCGCCCGACGCCGAAACCCCTGAGCCGGTCGTCGAGACGCCGCAGGCGGCCGTGCCGCAGCAGGCCAAGCCGGAGTCGGCCTCCGAGACGCCGCAGGCGGCCGCACCGGAGTCGGCCTCCGAGACGCCGCAGCAGGCCGCGCCGCAGGCGGCCGCACCGCAGCAGGCCGAGTCGCAGCCGGCCGTCGAGACGCCGCAGCCGGCCGAGCCGAAGGCGGAGAAGTCCGGTTCGAAGAAGGCCCTCGGCATCATCGGTGCGATCCTCGCCATCGTCGTCGTCGCCGGCCTGAAGTTCGGCGTCGCCTCGGCGATCGGCAACTTCTTCAACAAGGACGAGACCGCGGACGCCAAGACCGGCGACTGCATCGCCGAACTGCCCGAGGTCACCGGCACCGAGCAGGAGGAGGTCGACGGTGCCAAGGTCGTCGAGTGCACCTCCACCGACGCGGCGTACAACGTGGTCGGTCGGGTGGACGGCCAGAGCGAGGCTCAGGCCAAGGCCGACACCACCTGCACCCAGTTCTTCACGGAGGGCCAGGAGGGGTACATCTTCTCCAGCATCGAGCCGGGCAAGACGGGCTACGTGCTCTGCCTGACCAAGAAGGTCTGA
- a CDS encoding US12 family protein, with product MTVTEQEITDYVARVRAALADLPTTQRDELTEDLADHLTEVAAESEGTLVERLGEPETYAAELRAAAGAAPGGGRNLDQRVASAMAGVRGRLRAMDTRLGPPLGYATASDFLRLLRPAWWVLRGYLAAMLVTVATTGGDFGPLPRLGGELLAGLIMLIGFVLGSIWIGRRSAQLTRWPRSVVQVSSAVLVVFALAALVQAEDRMRYGDYGYDQTSVDSQYDRVRDVFVYDSEGRLVENARLFDQNGNPIRLGYPDCLDGAYKDSALRAYPYCPEQAPFVPRAPGAPLPPTPPSSTPEPSGTPDPSGTPEPTGTPLPTGTVTGLPPSETPTPTPTR from the coding sequence ATGACCGTCACGGAGCAGGAGATCACCGACTACGTGGCGAGGGTCCGGGCCGCTCTGGCCGACCTGCCGACCACGCAACGCGACGAGCTGACCGAGGACCTGGCCGACCACCTCACCGAGGTCGCCGCCGAGTCCGAGGGCACCCTGGTCGAGCGGCTGGGCGAGCCCGAGACGTACGCCGCCGAGCTGCGCGCCGCGGCCGGCGCCGCGCCGGGCGGCGGGCGCAACCTCGACCAGCGGGTGGCGAGCGCGATGGCAGGGGTCCGCGGCCGGCTACGCGCGATGGACACCCGTCTCGGCCCACCCCTGGGGTACGCGACGGCCAGCGACTTCCTCCGACTGCTGCGCCCGGCCTGGTGGGTGCTGCGCGGCTATCTGGCGGCGATGCTGGTCACCGTCGCCACCACCGGTGGCGACTTCGGGCCGCTACCGAGGCTCGGCGGTGAGCTGCTCGCCGGCCTGATCATGCTGATCGGTTTCGTGCTCGGCTCCATCTGGATCGGTCGCCGTTCGGCCCAGCTGACCCGCTGGCCGCGCTCGGTCGTGCAGGTGAGCAGCGCGGTGCTGGTGGTCTTCGCGCTCGCCGCACTCGTGCAGGCCGAGGACCGGATGCGCTACGGCGACTACGGCTACGACCAGACCTCGGTCGACAGCCAGTACGACAGGGTCCGGGACGTCTTCGTCTACGACAGCGAGGGCCGCCTGGTGGAGAACGCCCGGCTCTTCGACCAGAACGGCAATCCGATCCGGCTCGGCTACCCGGACTGCTTGGACGGCGCTTACAAGGATTCGGCACTGCGGGCGTACCCGTACTGCCCGGAGCAGGCCCCCTTCGTGCCCCGCGCACCGGGCGCGCCCCTCCCACCCACGCCACCGAGCAGCACGCCGGAGCCGAGCGGCACGCCGGACCCGAGCGGAACGCCCGAGCCGACCGGAACGCCGCTGCCGACCGGTACGGTCACCGGTCTGCCGCCGAGCGAAACGCCAACCCCCACCCCGACCCGCTGA
- a CDS encoding PadR family transcriptional regulator codes for MDTTQLLKGVLDLAVLAVLREEDGYGYDILRRLREAGLEEVGDASVYGTLRRLFAAGLLTTYVVPSESGPHRKYYSLNAAGRDQLTRSGKLWRSFATTMDTLLDDRGLAA; via the coding sequence GTGGACACCACACAGTTGCTGAAGGGCGTGCTCGATCTGGCCGTCCTGGCCGTGCTCCGAGAGGAGGACGGTTACGGTTACGACATCCTGCGCCGGCTTCGCGAGGCCGGCCTGGAGGAGGTCGGAGATGCCTCGGTCTACGGGACGCTGCGCCGCCTCTTCGCCGCCGGCCTGCTCACCACCTACGTCGTGCCGAGCGAATCCGGGCCGCACCGCAAGTACTACTCACTCAACGCCGCGGGGCGCGACCAGCTGACCCGCTCCGGCAAGCTCTGGCGCTCGTTCGCCACCACCATGGACACTCTGCTCGACGATCGGGGGCTGGCGGCATGA
- a CDS encoding Ppx/GppA phosphatase family protein, whose amino-acid sequence MAAIDCGTNSIRLLVADLPDASTGPQAPLTDLTRRMEIVRLGQGVDRTGRLAPEAIERTRVALASYAADIEKLGAQRVRMCATSASRDAANAADFTEMVRATLGVAPEVVSGDEEARLSFTGAVRGLPADAREPFLVVDIGGGSTEFVVGDRAAGVRSAISVDIGCVRMTERHLPGDPPTSEQVAAAQADIAAVVDRALAVVPGREAATLVGLAGSVTTVVALAQGLREYDPERIHHARVSYEEVARVTAELLGQTRAQRLANPVMHPGRADVIGAGALVLRVIMERAGMPSVVASEHDILDGIAWSLQPSAAR is encoded by the coding sequence GTGGCGGCCATCGACTGCGGGACCAACTCGATCCGACTCCTGGTCGCCGACCTGCCCGACGCCTCGACCGGGCCGCAGGCGCCGCTGACCGACCTGACCCGGCGGATGGAGATCGTCCGGTTGGGGCAGGGCGTGGACCGCACCGGCCGACTGGCGCCGGAGGCGATCGAGCGGACCCGGGTCGCATTGGCGTCGTACGCCGCCGACATCGAGAAGCTGGGTGCGCAGCGCGTACGGATGTGTGCCACCTCGGCCTCCCGGGATGCCGCGAACGCCGCCGACTTCACCGAGATGGTGCGGGCCACCCTCGGTGTCGCGCCCGAGGTGGTCAGCGGCGACGAGGAGGCCCGGCTGTCGTTCACCGGCGCGGTGCGCGGGCTTCCCGCCGACGCGAGGGAGCCCTTCCTGGTCGTCGACATCGGTGGTGGCTCCACCGAGTTCGTGGTCGGTGACCGGGCCGCCGGGGTGCGGTCGGCGATCTCGGTGGACATCGGCTGTGTCCGGATGACAGAGCGGCACCTGCCCGGTGACCCGCCCACGTCCGAGCAGGTCGCGGCGGCGCAGGCCGACATCGCGGCAGTGGTGGACCGGGCGCTCGCCGTGGTGCCCGGTCGTGAGGCGGCCACCCTGGTCGGCCTCGCCGGGTCGGTCACCACAGTTGTCGCTCTCGCGCAGGGCCTGCGGGAGTACGACCCGGAGCGCATCCACCACGCCCGGGTGTCGTACGAGGAGGTCGCCCGGGTGACCGCGGAGCTGCTGGGTCAGACCCGTGCACAGCGGTTGGCGAACCCGGTGATGCACCCAGGCCGAGCCGACGTGATCGGCGCGGGAGCACTGGTGCTTCGCGTGATCATGGAGCGGGCCGGGATGCCGTCGGTGGTCGCGTCGGAGCACGACATCCTCGACGGCATCGCCTGGAGTCTCCAGCCATCCGCGGCGCGCTAG
- a CDS encoding ArsR/SmtB family transcription factor, with amino-acid sequence MLRLQLGSADLCRVRFADRLHPVGIALLAGQWLRDPTVAAMAPTLAERAVAAEGTAAAQAATAILRHLLPDRGRLPDFVTPFAGLESVEAGLEAIRATPARRVRAEVTMAYADTPASLLRRRFAAADPEVLDLFGGAVQTWFDTVLEPHWAELLSAYRQQVTSASQRLARHGLAALFAGLHPGIRWREPVLEIRTWWDGDLPGTGHGVILLPSPLAGPRPRVLVEQGYPILLVYPVVMPARDAPADDDALGRLLGVTRALVLRRLAADGGLTTTLLSRASGVSLSSASEHATALRAAGLVASEREGGAVRHHLTVLGAELLGAGRPVERDAPESF; translated from the coding sequence ATGCTTCGCCTCCAACTCGGGTCGGCCGACCTGTGTCGGGTGCGGTTCGCCGATCGGTTGCACCCGGTCGGGATCGCGCTGCTGGCCGGTCAGTGGCTGCGCGATCCCACGGTCGCGGCGATGGCACCGACCCTGGCCGAGCGGGCGGTGGCGGCCGAGGGCACGGCTGCCGCCCAGGCCGCCACCGCGATCCTGCGGCACCTGCTGCCCGACCGGGGGCGTCTGCCGGACTTCGTCACGCCCTTCGCCGGCCTGGAGTCGGTGGAGGCCGGTCTGGAGGCGATTCGGGCCACCCCGGCACGGCGGGTCCGCGCCGAGGTCACCATGGCGTACGCGGACACGCCGGCCAGCCTGCTGCGGCGGCGCTTCGCGGCGGCCGACCCGGAGGTGCTGGACCTGTTCGGCGGGGCCGTGCAGACCTGGTTCGACACGGTGCTCGAACCGCACTGGGCCGAGCTGCTGTCCGCGTACCGTCAGCAGGTGACGTCTGCCAGCCAGCGGCTGGCGCGGCACGGCCTGGCCGCCCTCTTCGCGGGTCTGCACCCGGGGATCCGGTGGCGGGAGCCGGTGCTGGAGATACGGACGTGGTGGGACGGTGATCTCCCCGGCACCGGTCACGGGGTCATCCTGTTGCCCTCACCGTTGGCCGGGCCGCGCCCCCGGGTGCTGGTCGAGCAGGGTTATCCGATCCTGCTCGTCTACCCGGTGGTGATGCCCGCCCGCGACGCCCCCGCCGACGACGATGCCCTCGGTCGGCTGCTCGGCGTCACCCGGGCGTTGGTGCTGCGCCGACTGGCGGCCGACGGCGGGTTGACCACCACCCTGTTGTCCCGGGCCTCCGGGGTCAGTCTCTCCTCGGCCTCCGAGCACGCCACCGCCCTGCGGGCCGCCGGTCTGGTGGCCAGCGAACGGGAGGGCGGGGCCGTCCGACATCACCTGACCGTGCTCGGCGCGGAGCTGTTGGGTGCCGGTCGTCCTGTTGAGCGTGATGCCCCTGAGTCATTTTGA